From the genome of Niabella agricola, one region includes:
- the galB gene encoding beta-galactosidase GalB, whose translation MRFISGFRWILAAMATLLMADSSKAQSSFTRLGNAGTESFDEGWLFKRYGLQSDGSRLEEPQQAEATTFNDQDWQRLSLPHDWAITGPFRIDLAGETGKLPWKGIGWYRKHFKIPATDAGKKIFVDFDGAMAYAEIWLNGHYVGTWPYGYTSFRMDLTPYILLGKENILAVKLNTEKWDSRWYPGAGIYRHVWLVKTGPVHVDHWGTYITTPEVTPQTAVVKMAVTVSNETGKSVKALLQTDIYEAGAGNTLKKKVATVQNKNIELAGAGSKMNVAVTIPNPRIWSIETPSRYVAVTTVLVNGRKTDTYYSTFGIRTIEFTARNGFLLNGKRVAIQGVCNHHDLGALGAAMNTSALRRQLVLLKEMGANAIRTSHNPPAPELLALADEMGFLVWDEAFDAWKHGKKKNDYNKLYDDWHEKDLVALVHRDRNHPSVVIWSIGNEVMDQRDVAMTKELAGIMRREDPTRPVSNGYNDPDGGRSSGAVQGLDLMGVNYFFEQQAKWDADPRYANMPTMGSETSSCVSSRGEYFFGTNRRNCQISSYDLDHPGWGCTPDEQFRTNAKFPHLLGEFVWTGFDYLGEPTPYGSDETNLLNFRNDPSKRAELEKALEELQRNKPPSRSSYFGIIDLAGFPKDRFYLYQSHWRPNHPMAHILPHWNWQERIDSLVPVYVYTSGDEAELFLNGKSLGRKKKQAGKDFRLVWDQVRYKPGALKVVVYKNGKYWATDAVQTTGDAVKLSLSNHVKKITGNDLAFITVRVEDADNHMVPRSHPKIRFRIEGPGEIVATDNGDATSFESFQSTEKSAYNGMVLVIVKAKKGAKGSIRIKAEADGLTAGQASVLID comes from the coding sequence ATGCGATTTATTTCAGGCTTTCGATGGATACTGGCCGCTATGGCCACCTTGTTAATGGCCGACAGCAGTAAGGCACAATCGTCCTTTACCCGCCTGGGAAATGCCGGAACCGAATCCTTTGATGAAGGATGGTTGTTTAAACGGTACGGATTGCAGTCCGACGGATCGAGGCTGGAGGAACCACAGCAGGCAGAAGCCACAACGTTTAATGACCAGGACTGGCAGCGGCTGTCCCTGCCGCACGATTGGGCCATTACAGGACCCTTCCGTATCGATCTGGCCGGCGAAACGGGAAAGTTACCCTGGAAAGGCATTGGCTGGTACCGCAAACATTTTAAGATCCCGGCCACAGATGCCGGCAAAAAGATATTCGTGGATTTTGACGGGGCCATGGCCTATGCGGAGATCTGGCTCAACGGGCATTACGTTGGTACCTGGCCTTACGGATATACTTCGTTTCGGATGGACCTCACACCCTATATCCTGTTGGGAAAAGAAAATATACTGGCGGTAAAATTGAATACGGAAAAATGGGATTCGCGCTGGTATCCCGGTGCTGGCATTTACCGCCATGTGTGGCTTGTTAAAACCGGACCGGTGCATGTGGATCATTGGGGCACCTATATCACTACGCCGGAAGTTACCCCACAGACAGCGGTTGTAAAAATGGCGGTAACCGTATCAAACGAAACGGGAAAATCTGTGAAGGCACTGCTGCAGACCGATATTTATGAGGCCGGTGCTGGAAACACACTCAAAAAGAAAGTAGCTACGGTTCAAAATAAAAACATCGAGCTGGCAGGAGCCGGTAGCAAAATGAATGTTGCGGTTACCATCCCTAATCCCCGGATCTGGAGTATTGAAACACCCAGCCGCTATGTTGCCGTAACTACAGTGCTCGTTAATGGCAGGAAAACGGATACCTATTACAGTACTTTCGGGATCAGAACGATCGAATTTACGGCGCGGAACGGATTTTTATTAAACGGGAAACGTGTAGCCATCCAGGGTGTATGCAACCATCATGATCTGGGCGCTTTAGGAGCTGCGATGAATACAAGCGCATTAAGACGCCAGCTGGTATTGCTGAAAGAAATGGGAGCGAATGCCATCCGTACTTCGCATAACCCGCCGGCACCCGAACTCCTGGCATTGGCGGATGAAATGGGCTTCCTGGTTTGGGATGAAGCTTTTGATGCCTGGAAACACGGGAAGAAAAAGAACGACTATAACAAATTATATGATGATTGGCATGAGAAAGACCTGGTGGCCCTGGTGCACCGGGACCGGAACCATCCTTCGGTAGTGATCTGGAGTATCGGGAATGAAGTGATGGATCAGCGGGATGTAGCCATGACAAAAGAGCTGGCGGGGATCATGCGCCGGGAAGACCCGACACGGCCGGTTTCAAATGGCTATAACGACCCTGATGGAGGAAGATCATCCGGTGCTGTTCAGGGATTGGATCTGATGGGGGTGAACTATTTTTTTGAACAACAGGCAAAATGGGATGCCGATCCGCGTTATGCAAACATGCCTACCATGGGCAGTGAAACCTCGAGCTGTGTAAGCTCCCGGGGTGAATATTTTTTTGGAACAAACCGCCGGAACTGTCAGATCAGTTCCTACGACCTCGATCATCCGGGCTGGGGTTGTACGCCGGATGAACAATTCCGCACTAACGCGAAGTTCCCGCACCTGCTAGGCGAATTTGTATGGACGGGATTTGATTACCTGGGTGAACCCACCCCGTACGGATCGGATGAAACCAATTTGCTGAACTTCAGGAATGATCCTTCCAAACGTGCGGAGCTGGAAAAAGCACTGGAGGAGCTGCAGCGGAATAAACCACCTTCCCGTAGCAGTTATTTTGGAATCATCGACCTGGCAGGCTTTCCCAAAGACCGATTTTACCTTTATCAATCGCACTGGCGCCCCAATCATCCGATGGCACATATCCTTCCGCACTGGAACTGGCAGGAGCGGATAGATTCTCTGGTGCCGGTATATGTATATACCTCAGGAGATGAAGCCGAATTATTCCTGAATGGCAAAAGCCTGGGCCGCAAAAAGAAACAGGCCGGAAAGGATTTTCGCCTGGTGTGGGACCAGGTGCGGTACAAACCTGGGGCATTAAAGGTTGTTGTATATAAAAACGGGAAATACTGGGCAACGGATGCGGTACAAACGACCGGTGATGCTGTAAAACTTTCACTGAGCAATCATGTAAAAAAGATCACCGGCAACGACCTGGCCTTTATCACGGTACGTGTGGAAGACGCAGATAACCACATGGTACCCCGTTCGCATCCGAAGATCCGGTTCCGCATAGAAGGCCCCGGTGAGATCGTGGCCACCGATAATGGTGATGCCACCAGCTTCGAATCCTTTCAAAGTACAGAGAAAAGTGCTTATAACGGAATGGTACTGGTAATTGTAAAAGCAAAGAAAGGAGCGAAGGGTTCCATAAGAATAAAAGCAGAAGCAGACGGATTAACAGCGGGACAGGCATCGGTTCTTATTGATTGA
- a CDS encoding RNA polymerase sigma-70 factor produces MTTEEIKALTELIAERNDHSAFDQLFRHYLPGLVSFANSVINDRHQSEEVVSDVFVKIWENRKTLTAIRNFSHYIYIATRHQALNYIKSRKGTGFEELGESGFLSFKTPEKSMIAKENLQKIAGAINELPSRCRLIFRLIKEDGLKYQDVATLLGLSIKTVENQMTIAMKRIVDILEESLPEYAIYYAQKKVQK; encoded by the coding sequence ATGACTACAGAGGAAATTAAGGCCCTTACAGAATTGATTGCAGAACGGAATGATCATTCCGCTTTTGATCAGCTATTCCGGCATTACCTGCCCGGACTGGTATCGTTTGCAAATTCAGTGATCAACGACCGGCACCAATCGGAGGAAGTAGTAAGTGATGTTTTTGTAAAGATCTGGGAGAACCGGAAAACACTTACCGCGATACGAAACTTTTCACATTACATTTATATCGCTACACGGCACCAGGCATTGAACTATATTAAGAGCCGGAAGGGGACCGGCTTTGAAGAGTTGGGGGAGTCCGGCTTCCTGTCGTTTAAAACACCTGAGAAAAGCATGATCGCGAAAGAGAACCTTCAAAAAATTGCCGGTGCAATCAATGAACTGCCTTCCCGTTGCCGCCTGATTTTCCGCCTGATCAAAGAAGACGGATTAAAATACCAGGATGTAGCCACCTTACTGGGCTTATCAATAAAGACCGTCGAGAACCAGATGACCATCGCTATGAAACGGATCGTAGATATACTGGAGGAGTCATTGCCGGAATATGCGATATACTATGCGCAAAAAAAAGTTCAAAAATAA
- a CDS encoding family 20 glycosylhydrolase encodes MKKMKKLRILYCLVAAVVAGIPEWIQAQTNPAPFIIPALREWQGATGSFEWKPATRLVVDPRYSKELLPVARLLAEDLAIITPGTTTLIKTGQAQKGTVFFSLDATGASLPPEGYSLQIDDQIAIKAKDVTGAIWATRTLLQLLEQAPQQKRLPKGTARDYPNYEVRGFVLDVGRKFFTLDFLKHYVKFMSYYKMNDFHIHLNDNGFKQFFGDDWDSTYSAFRLQNDTYPNLTAKDGSYTKKEFIELQQMAQRYGVNIIPEIDVPAHSLAFSKAVPGVGSKQYGMDHLDLDNPLTYTVIDNVFREYLKGPNPVFIGKEVHIGTDEYAKKDAEKFRKFTDHYIRFVEGFGKKVRMWGSLTHAQGTTPVKADGVTMNLWYNGYAEPKDMFALGYKGISTPDGWLYIVPAAGYYYDYLNVKKLYEEWTPNRIGKETFEENYPLLRGGAFAVWNDHVGNGITEKDVHHRVFPAMQVLSQKMWGGSAKPMEYAAFSTQAKEIGEGPGLNMLGRIHSKDSLVLAMDGHGHFTAPGKTARTNAAFDQHEKSIRLKGGTSFITTPFPGIGYGYTVSFSIKPEQGNAPDAVLFGSGDAMVTINQQGTGKLGFTREGYHYSFDYSVPANEWTKIVIKGNHKGTSLFVNGVLKEKLEGVKKTFPNGKQTARVQTLFFPLQWIGDRKNAAKAQLRDLKVFNVEFPDDMIRGL; translated from the coding sequence ATGAAGAAAATGAAAAAACTTCGGATACTGTACTGCCTGGTAGCTGCTGTAGTGGCCGGAATTCCGGAATGGATACAGGCACAAACCAACCCGGCACCTTTTATCATTCCGGCATTACGGGAATGGCAGGGCGCAACCGGATCTTTTGAATGGAAACCGGCAACCCGTTTGGTTGTAGATCCGCGCTATAGTAAAGAACTGTTGCCGGTGGCGCGGTTACTGGCGGAAGACCTGGCGATTATAACACCCGGAACCACAACGTTGATAAAAACAGGGCAGGCGCAAAAAGGAACGGTGTTCTTTAGCCTGGATGCAACCGGAGCCTCGTTGCCTCCGGAGGGCTATAGCCTGCAGATCGATGATCAGATTGCCATTAAGGCAAAGGATGTAACCGGTGCCATATGGGCTACACGCACCTTGCTTCAGTTATTGGAGCAGGCACCGCAACAAAAGCGATTACCAAAAGGCACTGCGCGCGACTATCCTAACTATGAAGTGCGGGGATTTGTACTGGATGTGGGGCGCAAATTTTTCACGCTTGATTTTTTAAAGCACTATGTAAAATTTATGTCGTACTACAAGATGAATGATTTTCACATTCATCTCAATGATAACGGCTTTAAACAGTTCTTTGGTGATGACTGGGACAGTACCTATTCGGCCTTCCGCTTGCAGAATGACACCTATCCTAACCTCACAGCAAAGGACGGAAGCTATACAAAAAAAGAATTTATTGAATTGCAGCAAATGGCACAGCGGTATGGGGTGAACATCATACCCGAAATCGATGTGCCGGCGCATTCCCTGGCTTTTAGCAAGGCTGTACCCGGTGTGGGCAGTAAACAGTATGGTATGGATCACCTGGACCTGGACAATCCGCTTACCTATACGGTGATCGATAACGTATTCCGGGAATACCTGAAGGGTCCCAACCCGGTCTTTATCGGGAAGGAAGTGCATATCGGTACCGACGAGTATGCTAAAAAGGACGCGGAAAAGTTCCGGAAATTTACCGATCACTATATCCGTTTCGTAGAAGGATTTGGGAAAAAAGTACGGATGTGGGGATCGCTGACCCATGCGCAGGGTACCACGCCGGTAAAAGCAGATGGCGTTACGATGAACCTTTGGTACAATGGCTATGCAGAACCTAAAGATATGTTTGCCCTGGGCTATAAAGGCATCAGTACGCCGGATGGATGGCTGTATATAGTTCCTGCTGCGGGTTACTACTACGATTACCTGAATGTAAAAAAACTGTATGAAGAATGGACGCCCAACCGGATCGGTAAAGAAACGTTTGAAGAAAATTATCCCCTGTTAAGAGGAGGTGCTTTTGCAGTTTGGAATGATCATGTGGGCAATGGGATCACCGAAAAAGACGTCCATCACCGCGTGTTTCCGGCCATGCAGGTCTTATCGCAAAAAATGTGGGGTGGCAGCGCAAAGCCGATGGAATATGCCGCTTTTTCAACGCAGGCCAAAGAGATCGGCGAAGGCCCGGGGTTGAATATGCTGGGCCGTATTCATTCAAAAGATTCATTGGTACTGGCAATGGATGGCCACGGTCATTTTACCGCACCGGGTAAAACAGCGCGAACAAATGCCGCATTCGATCAACATGAAAAATCGATCCGTTTAAAAGGAGGAACAAGTTTTATAACAACACCGTTTCCGGGGATCGGGTATGGCTATACGGTTAGCTTTTCGATAAAACCGGAACAGGGGAATGCTCCGGACGCGGTATTGTTTGGCTCCGGAGATGCCATGGTTACCATCAACCAGCAGGGCACCGGTAAACTGGGTTTTACAAGAGAAGGATATCATTACAGCTTTGATTATTCGGTTCCTGCTAATGAATGGACAAAGATCGTTATTAAAGGCAACCATAAAGGAACATCGCTTTTTGTAAATGGTGTACTGAAAGAAAAACTGGAAGGCGTCAAAAAAACCTTTCCCAATGGTAAGCAAACAGCCAGGGTACAAACGCTCTTTTTCCCCTTGCAGTGGATCGGCGACAGAAAAAATGCCGCCAAAGCACAGCTCAGGGATTTAAAAGTATTTAATGTAGAATTTCCGGATGATATGATAAGAGGGTTGTAG
- a CDS encoding FecR family protein — MTANRLIELLARKKSGELSLPELKELRTLLAQHPEDALLASLVDDLFRQRLDYENGYAVPEVDALLQRLHRKQAVQEALPERSSKLFRLNRMAVAAACLLLVAGTGLYLFYASGNRSLKQNVVATKKGSKSYILLPDGTQVWLNAESRVAYKDDYGKKNREISLTGEAYFDVIKDKERPFIIHTETIDVKVLGTTFNVRAYKNDGHTETTLIRGSVEISMRKDPARKFLLKPFEKISIDNSGALQNKGTADKEAGFLYALKKIKPVADSSGAAETQWVQNRLVFDKQRLDDIARELSRWFDVEIFITDNKLRNTEYSGAVEEAASLGQVLESLKLTGAFHYTIHNKTVTISP, encoded by the coding sequence ATGACAGCAAACAGATTGATCGAGCTATTGGCAAGAAAGAAGTCAGGGGAACTGTCATTGCCCGAACTAAAGGAATTAAGAACACTCCTGGCGCAGCACCCGGAGGATGCGTTGCTGGCGTCATTGGTAGATGATCTTTTCCGTCAGCGGCTGGATTATGAAAACGGCTACGCAGTTCCGGAAGTGGATGCGTTATTACAACGCCTTCATCGGAAACAGGCCGTTCAGGAGGCGCTTCCGGAACGGTCGTCAAAATTATTCCGGTTAAACAGGATGGCGGTAGCAGCTGCCTGCCTGTTGCTTGTAGCCGGAACGGGGTTATACCTGTTCTATGCATCCGGTAATCGGTCTCTGAAACAAAACGTGGTAGCAACCAAGAAGGGATCAAAGTCGTATATCCTCCTCCCGGATGGTACGCAGGTGTGGCTGAATGCCGAGAGCCGTGTAGCTTATAAAGACGATTACGGGAAAAAGAACCGCGAAATATCGCTTACCGGTGAAGCTTATTTTGATGTGATAAAAGATAAAGAGCGTCCGTTTATCATTCACACAGAAACCATCGATGTAAAAGTACTAGGTACCACCTTTAATGTACGGGCTTATAAGAATGACGGCCATACGGAAACAACCCTGATCCGGGGATCGGTTGAGATCAGTATGCGGAAGGATCCCGCGCGGAAGTTTTTATTAAAGCCTTTTGAAAAGATCTCCATCGACAATTCCGGAGCCTTGCAAAACAAGGGGACGGCTGATAAGGAGGCGGGGTTCCTGTACGCACTGAAAAAAATAAAGCCGGTTGCAGATAGTTCCGGTGCTGCAGAAACACAATGGGTGCAGAACCGGCTGGTTTTTGATAAACAACGGCTGGACGACATCGCCCGTGAGTTGTCCCGGTGGTTTGACGTGGAAATATTCATAACGGATAATAAACTCAGGAACACAGAATACAGCGGGGCCGTGGAAGAAGCAGCCAGCCTGGGACAGGTTCTGGAATCCCTGAAGTTGACCGGTGCATTTCATTATACCATTCATAATAAAACTGTAACGATTTCTCCTTGA
- a CDS encoding SusC/RagA family TonB-linked outer membrane protein: MKLIFRVLGKLKHRTLIKSFLLMKLSILMILLTGFQCIAAKSSGQEKVSLNLRDMPIEQALKVIERQTNYSFFYKNESLSGLRVKVVVKDATVDQALEELLQGTGLRYQKTGNRMVTIFRAPGRQQAFSWVLNGKVINVQSAPIAGASVAIKGTQRGASTGNAGEFMIEIDSEQDSLVVTAVGYKTKTLAAGTERNMVIVLEEDLEKQKMDEVVITAFGQKQRKEAVVGSVTTVDPSTLRVPSSNLTTALAGRIAGVIAYQRSGEPGADDAQFFVRGVTTFGTGKANPLILIDGVEMETGDLSRLTVDDIASFSVMKDANATALYGARGANGVILVTTKEGKQGAAQVKFRAEGSSSSPTENVRFADPVTFMKLQNEAVRTRVQGTRLPYDESKIYYTAQGTDPVRYPAIDWQKMLLDKVTYNQRYNLNVSGGGKVARYYIAAAYTRDNGIIKMDKRQNFNNNIQVNRYSLRSNVNVNLTSTTEAVVRLSGTFDNYQGPLDGGTGLYNKAVLANPVYFLPYYEPDSANIYTKHILFGNTAAGNYLNPYADMVKGYRTDDRSSMYIQFGLNQNLNFITKGLSARAMYNINRFADLEVKRQYIPFTYALAPVAEIGAGRNGYRLMPLNPNTGTDYLDYVPSPRTMNNSVYFEAAVNYDTRFGNNSVSGMLLFNVRENKNGSYDDLQSSLPQRNAGLAGRLTYGYDNRYFVETNFGYNGSERFSQEERWGLFPSVGAGWVVSNEKFWEPMKDIVSKLKLKGTYGLVGNDAIGDIKDRFYYLSNVNMNDGGRGFSFGENFGYSRSGISISRYSDPLITWEVSQKSNYGVELTLLRNINIQADYFVEKRSKILQLRADIPTTMGLQASPKANIGKANGKGIDVSLDYTQNFSQELWAVVRGNFTYASSKFELYEEPDYAATPWRFHKGQKISQRWGYIAERYFLDDEEVANSPVQTFGEYKAGDIKYKDINNDGRVDENDMVPIGYPTTPEIIYGFGLSIGYKKFDFNCFFQGSALSSFWIDPAAVAPFGTDKDIAGVQNRAVLQAIADSYWSEDTRDIFAFWPRLSATNIDNNTVSSTWWMRNGAFLRMKTAEIGYTMSRSLLRKIGFKGARIYASGNNLFQIRNFKLWDPEQAGNAFNYPVQRVVNLGINLEL; the protein is encoded by the coding sequence ATGAAATTAATTTTTCGTGTTTTAGGAAAACTAAAACATCGAACCCTTATTAAGTCATTCCTTTTAATGAAGCTTTCCATTTTAATGATCCTGTTAACGGGATTCCAGTGTATTGCAGCAAAAAGCAGCGGACAGGAAAAAGTGAGTTTGAACCTCCGGGACATGCCGATTGAGCAGGCGCTTAAAGTTATTGAACGGCAGACAAACTATAGCTTTTTTTATAAAAACGAGTCCTTGTCGGGGCTTCGGGTAAAGGTAGTGGTAAAGGATGCCACGGTTGATCAGGCATTGGAGGAACTGTTGCAGGGCACCGGTCTTCGCTATCAGAAAACGGGAAACCGGATGGTGACCATTTTCCGGGCACCCGGCCGGCAGCAGGCTTTTTCATGGGTACTGAACGGGAAGGTTATAAACGTACAGAGTGCTCCTATTGCAGGAGCTTCGGTTGCGATTAAGGGTACCCAGCGTGGTGCTTCTACCGGAAATGCAGGAGAATTTATGATTGAGATAGATTCGGAACAGGACTCCCTGGTGGTTACGGCCGTGGGCTATAAAACCAAGACCCTGGCTGCCGGTACAGAACGCAACATGGTGATCGTACTGGAGGAAGATCTTGAAAAACAAAAAATGGATGAGGTGGTCATTACTGCCTTCGGACAAAAGCAACGAAAGGAAGCGGTAGTAGGTTCCGTTACAACGGTTGACCCGTCTACATTGCGGGTGCCGTCCAGCAATCTTACTACAGCACTGGCGGGTCGTATCGCGGGGGTAATTGCCTACCAGCGGAGTGGAGAGCCGGGTGCAGATGATGCGCAGTTTTTTGTGCGGGGTGTAACCACGTTTGGAACCGGGAAGGCGAATCCCCTGATCTTAATTGACGGGGTAGAGATGGAAACCGGCGATCTCTCCCGTTTAACAGTGGATGATATTGCCAGCTTCTCTGTAATGAAAGACGCAAATGCAACGGCGCTCTATGGGGCAAGAGGTGCCAATGGTGTTATTTTGGTAACTACCAAGGAAGGAAAGCAGGGCGCGGCCCAGGTTAAATTCAGGGCCGAGGGTTCTTCATCTTCCCCAACGGAAAATGTGCGTTTTGCAGATCCGGTAACCTTTATGAAATTACAGAATGAAGCAGTACGTACCCGGGTACAGGGCACCCGTCTTCCTTATGACGAAAGCAAGATCTATTATACTGCACAGGGAACAGATCCTGTAAGATACCCCGCTATAGACTGGCAAAAGATGCTGCTGGATAAGGTTACCTATAACCAGCGCTACAACCTCAACGTAAGTGGGGGTGGAAAAGTGGCCCGATACTATATCGCCGCCGCCTATACCCGGGATAACGGGATCATTAAGATGGATAAGCGGCAGAACTTTAATAATAATATCCAGGTCAACCGGTATTCTTTACGATCCAATGTGAATGTAAATTTAACCTCCACCACGGAAGCTGTTGTGCGGCTGAGCGGTACATTTGATAATTACCAGGGACCGCTGGACGGTGGCACGGGTCTGTACAATAAAGCCGTACTGGCCAACCCGGTATATTTCCTGCCTTACTATGAACCCGACTCCGCAAACATTTATACCAAACATATCCTCTTTGGAAATACCGCCGCCGGGAACTACCTGAACCCCTATGCGGATATGGTAAAAGGGTACCGGACAGACGACCGCTCGTCCATGTACATCCAGTTCGGGTTGAACCAGAACCTGAATTTTATTACCAAAGGGCTGTCTGCAAGGGCGATGTACAATATCAACCGGTTTGCAGACCTGGAAGTAAAGCGCCAGTATATACCGTTTACCTATGCATTGGCGCCAGTGGCAGAAATAGGTGCGGGAAGAAACGGTTACCGGCTAATGCCGCTCAATCCGAATACCGGCACCGATTATCTGGATTATGTGCCTTCACCCAGGACGATGAATAATTCGGTGTATTTTGAAGCCGCCGTAAACTATGATACACGTTTTGGCAACAATTCCGTTTCCGGTATGCTGCTGTTCAATGTGCGGGAAAATAAGAACGGCTCCTATGACGATCTGCAAAGTTCGCTCCCGCAGCGGAACGCAGGCCTTGCCGGGAGGCTTACTTATGGCTATGATAACCGGTATTTTGTAGAGACCAATTTTGGGTATAACGGGTCTGAACGGTTTTCGCAGGAAGAACGCTGGGGGCTATTTCCATCCGTTGGTGCGGGCTGGGTAGTATCCAATGAAAAATTCTGGGAACCGATGAAGGATATCGTTTCCAAATTAAAGCTCAAAGGTACTTATGGTTTAGTAGGTAATGATGCCATTGGTGATATTAAGGACCGCTTCTACTATCTCTCCAATGTAAATATGAACGACGGTGGCAGAGGGTTTTCGTTTGGGGAGAACTTTGGTTATAGCAGATCAGGGATCTCTATTTCCCGCTATTCGGATCCGTTGATTACCTGGGAGGTAAGCCAGAAGAGTAATTACGGCGTGGAACTGACCCTGCTCCGAAACATCAATATCCAGGCTGATTATTTTGTTGAAAAAAGGAGTAAGATCTTACAGCTGCGGGCAGATATTCCCACTACCATGGGCCTGCAGGCCAGCCCCAAGGCCAATATTGGCAAAGCAAACGGGAAGGGCATTGATGTTTCTTTAGACTATACTCAAAATTTTTCGCAGGAGCTTTGGGCGGTTGTACGCGGAAACTTTACCTATGCTTCCAGCAAATTTGAGCTGTATGAAGAGCCGGATTACGCGGCCACGCCCTGGCGGTTTCATAAAGGGCAAAAAATTTCACAGCGTTGGGGTTATATCGCGGAGCGCTACTTTTTAGATGATGAAGAAGTAGCCAACTCGCCGGTGCAAACCTTTGGTGAATATAAAGCCGGCGATATCAAATACAAGGATATTAATAACGATGGCCGGGTCGATGAAAATGATATGGTACCCATCGGGTATCCTACTACGCCGGAGATCATCTACGGGTTTGGTCTTTCAATCGGCTACAAAAAATTTGATTTCAACTGTTTTTTCCAGGGCTCCGCACTATCGTCCTTCTGGATCGATCCGGCCGCTGTAGCGCCTTTTGGAACCGACAAGGATATTGCCGGTGTGCAAAACCGTGCCGTGCTGCAGGCCATTGCAGACAGCTATTGGTCGGAGGATACCCGGGATATCTTTGCCTTCTGGCCGCGGCTGTCTGCCACCAATATTGATAATAACACTGTTTCCAGCACCTGGTGGATGCGCAACGGCGCGTTCCTGCGTATGAAAACCGCCGAGATCGGGTATACCATGTCCAGGTCACTATTGAGAAAGATCGGTTTTAAAGGCGCCCGCATCTATGCCTCGGGTAATAACTTATTCCAGATCCGGAACTTTAAGCTGTGGGATCCCGAGCAGGCGGGCAATGCGTTTAACTATCCCGTTCAGCGTGTAGTAAACCTGGGAATCAATCTTGAACTTTAA